The Halomicronema hongdechloris C2206 genome includes a window with the following:
- a CDS encoding DUF4058 family protein has protein sequence MASPFPGMDPYLETPELWSAVHSRLIVAIADELVDHLSQKYRVEVEKRVYFSSEDDSILVGIPDVAVATGRSAAGTTEAATLPPPMQPEPVTVPLAAEVTERYLEIREVATGMVVAVIELLSPKNKRPGEGRIAYLRKRNQVLASVSHLVEIDLLRGGQPLPMSGQHPSDYHILISRADRRPTADLYRFGLQQPIPSFPVPLLPGEKEPILALQPLLNRVYEKGRYHLAIDYGQPPVPPLSKQNEQWMAELLANYQLGATPGNETYD, from the coding sequence ATGGCATCGCCGTTTCCCGGCATGGATCCCTATCTTGAGACCCCAGAGCTGTGGTCGGCTGTTCACAGTCGGTTGATTGTGGCCATCGCCGATGAGTTAGTGGATCACCTGAGCCAAAAGTATCGGGTTGAGGTAGAGAAGCGGGTTTATTTCAGCAGCGAAGACGACAGCATACTGGTGGGTATTCCCGATGTAGCCGTAGCCACGGGGCGATCAGCAGCGGGCACCACAGAGGCAGCAACTTTGCCGCCGCCAATGCAGCCTGAACCTGTCACCGTGCCTCTAGCGGCAGAGGTCACCGAACGCTACCTAGAAATTCGAGAGGTGGCGACAGGCATGGTGGTGGCAGTAATCGAGCTGCTGTCGCCTAAAAACAAGCGGCCCGGGGAAGGGCGAATTGCCTACTTGCGCAAGCGAAATCAGGTGCTAGCCAGTGTCTCTCATCTGGTAGAAATCGACCTACTGCGAGGGGGACAGCCGCTGCCCATGTCAGGCCAGCACCCCAGCGATTATCACATTCTGATTTCCCGGGCCGACCGGCGACCAACGGCTGACCTCTATAGATTCGGCCTGCAACAGCCGATTCCATCGTTTCCGGTGCCACTGCTACCCGGAGAAAAAGAACCGATTTTAGCTCTGCAGCCATTACTGAATCGGGTCTATGAGAAGGGGCGATATCATCTGGCGATTGACTATGGGCAACCGCCAGTGCCGCCGTTATCTAAGCAAAATGAGCAGTGGATGGCAGAGTTGCTGGCCAATTATCAACTCGGAGCGACCCCTGGAAACGAGACGTATGATTGA
- a CDS encoding TRM11 family methyltransferase — protein sequence MDSSAPTSTSPQPQGWSSKVLNQFALADRPVHDWYRSVLSFPPHLVRHYLDRFAVGPRHRVLDPFVGTGTTLVECKRRRVTSVGIEANPMAHFACRTKVNWQPDPTGLLAYAQTLAQQVERELRWFPGDGLRHTLPEASERVLLKNAISPQPLHKILVLLVALEQEPDSGYYDHGRLALVKAALAASNLRFAPEASVVRQRQDAPVVDLWLQGIDAIASDLQSVRGPRQVPATVHRGDARQLPALLPPQSIDAVITSPPYPNEKDYTRTTRLESVLLGFIRDRGELRRVKQTLIRSNSRSIYSTDDDDRWIQDYPQILALAQEIERSRAQQGKTSGFSRLYSRVVTLYFGGMARHLAELRPILRPGAQLAYVVGDQASYLGVLIQTGQLLADIAACLGYEVTDIDLFRSRRVASKNLALREEVVVLRWPGP from the coding sequence ATGGACTCATCGGCTCCGACATCGACCTCACCCCAGCCGCAGGGATGGTCGAGTAAGGTGCTGAATCAGTTTGCGCTGGCGGATCGCCCGGTGCATGACTGGTATCGTTCCGTGTTGTCGTTTCCGCCCCATCTGGTCCGCCACTATTTGGACCGCTTTGCCGTGGGTCCCCGGCACCGGGTGCTGGATCCCTTCGTCGGTACCGGCACCACCCTGGTGGAGTGTAAGCGGCGGCGGGTGACCAGCGTCGGCATTGAGGCCAACCCCATGGCCCATTTTGCCTGTCGCACCAAGGTGAACTGGCAGCCCGATCCAACCGGGTTACTGGCCTATGCCCAGACCCTGGCCCAGCAGGTTGAGCGGGAGTTGCGCTGGTTCCCGGGGGATGGCTTGCGCCACACCCTGCCAGAGGCCAGTGAGCGGGTGCTGTTGAAAAATGCCATCAGCCCCCAGCCGTTGCACAAGATCCTGGTATTGCTGGTGGCCCTGGAGCAGGAGCCGGACTCTGGCTATTACGACCATGGGCGCTTGGCCCTGGTGAAGGCGGCCCTGGCGGCCAGTAACCTGCGGTTTGCCCCGGAGGCCAGTGTGGTGCGGCAACGGCAGGATGCGCCGGTGGTGGATCTGTGGCTACAGGGAATCGATGCGATCGCATCGGATCTACAGTCTGTCCGTGGCCCGCGCCAGGTGCCGGCTACTGTGCACCGGGGCGACGCCCGCCAGCTGCCTGCCCTACTGCCGCCCCAGTCCATCGACGCGGTGATCACCTCGCCTCCCTACCCCAACGAGAAAGACTACACCCGCACCACCCGGCTGGAGTCGGTGCTGCTGGGCTTCATCCGCGACCGAGGGGAGTTACGGCGGGTGAAGCAAACCCTGATCCGCTCCAATAGCCGCAGCATCTATAGCACTGACGATGACGACCGCTGGATCCAGGACTACCCGCAGATTCTGGCTCTGGCCCAGGAGATCGAGCGCAGCCGGGCCCAGCAGGGCAAGACCAGCGGCTTCTCCCGCCTCTATTCCCGGGTGGTCACCCTCTACTTCGGCGGCATGGCCCGCCATCTGGCGGAATTGCGACCCATCCTGCGACCGGGGGCCCAGCTGGCCTATGTGGTGGGCGATCAGGCCTCGTATCTGGGGGTGCTAATTCAGACCGGCCAGTTATTGGCCGACATCGCCGCCTGCCTGGGCTATGAGGTCACCGACATCGACCTGTTTCGCAGTCGTCGGGTGGCCTCTAAGAACCTGGCCCTGCGGGAAGAGGTGGTGGTGCTGCGCTGGCCCGGCCCCTAG
- a CDS encoding DUF4230 domain-containing protein has product MRSAPPKPPDSSDQSEQTSAKKPSSRAQKKSRGFTPLAPVRFVQGVGTSLVGIAVVMALLAGVGVWRSGDRFLEGLRLMLTAPQPEPEVDVRSVIIHKLQGASELTTAIFAMEAVVPTTSDRTLAGYVIGKTNLLYIAYGEVRAGVDLSRLDPSQITTGPESVRIQLPPAQILDSKLDVERSEVYDYDRGFLGLGPDNAPELQEMAQRQALQKITRAACSEGILTAANERAQLVVSQLLSPLAFESVQVDTQTPDELTCAGLANSDTVN; this is encoded by the coding sequence ATGCGTTCTGCGCCTCCTAAACCACCCGATTCTTCCGATCAGTCCGAGCAGACGTCTGCGAAAAAGCCATCGTCTCGAGCCCAGAAAAAATCTCGGGGGTTCACACCACTGGCGCCGGTGCGCTTTGTCCAGGGAGTGGGCACTAGCCTGGTGGGCATTGCCGTGGTCATGGCTCTATTGGCCGGGGTAGGGGTTTGGCGTTCCGGGGACCGCTTCTTGGAAGGGTTGCGGCTGATGCTGACGGCCCCGCAACCGGAGCCGGAAGTGGATGTGCGTTCGGTGATTATCCATAAGCTGCAGGGGGCCAGTGAACTGACGACGGCCATCTTTGCCATGGAGGCGGTGGTCCCCACCACGAGCGATCGCACCTTAGCCGGCTATGTCATCGGCAAGACTAATCTGCTCTACATTGCCTACGGCGAAGTCCGGGCCGGAGTAGACCTGAGCCGGCTCGACCCTAGCCAGATCACCACCGGGCCGGAGTCGGTGCGGATTCAGCTGCCGCCAGCCCAGATCCTCGATAGCAAGCTAGATGTAGAGCGCTCGGAAGTCTATGACTACGACCGGGGATTTTTGGGGTTGGGCCCCGACAATGCTCCGGAACTGCAGGAGATGGCCCAGCGGCAAGCCTTGCAGAAGATTACCCGAGCTGCCTGTAGTGAGGGCATCTTGACGGCGGCCAATGAGCGGGCCCAGTTGGTGGTGAGTCAACTGCTCTCCCCCTTGGCGTTTGAGTCGGTGCAGGTAGACACCCAAACCCCGGATGAGTTGACCTGTGCCGGTCTGGCGAATAGCGATACAGTGAACTAG
- a CDS encoding FAD-binding protein — translation MLELYQFEVSHYCEKIRLILDYKQLPYRTTEVTPGLGQVDLYRLSGQRQVPVLKDGSDVVSDSTAIARFLDARYPTPPILPTEPRSRGLCLMMEAWADDSIGLNSRKALIGAFNQHPNFRKALLPDTTPSPVKDLVGVIPGDFLNVLGTGVGLGPTDIKLANEALRQDLEALCLLLEGQPYLLGEQPTLADFAVAGVSMYIKFPASRYVALPEGLCDQGIPGLADDPAYQPFFAWRDRLYADYRQPRRGQRRPRPVAVPPPSTSSKCPSPAMVTSLDQYTSLLGSAAVVPWSELDGAWQTALALASQDPPSCVVYPDSLEDLTAAVACAHDHGWRLLPCGHGSKLSWGGLAAGIEVAISTARLPQAVDHAVGDLTVTAAAGHSLAELQDQLGQEQQFLAVDPTYPQHATLGGIVATADTGALRQRYGGVRDMLIGVRFVRYDGQIVKAGGRVVKNVAGYDLMKLMTGSFGTLGVLAELTFRTYPQAPAVATVLLAGDDAAVKQSLAELRRSPLTPVALDLLSPALMVALGHEPSLGLAARFETVAAGVEEQVQRTLTLGQNHGLAGQTLEGEAGANLWATMTQILGEGAGILAKVGCLPVAAVDLLRQVDELGGLGRIHTGSGVGLVALGVGQDSQAILETMRSHCQAHQGYLTLLQAPLDLKQQLQVWGYSGNSLAVMEQIKQQFDPPRLLSPGRFVGGL, via the coding sequence ATGCTAGAGCTGTATCAGTTTGAAGTCTCCCATTACTGCGAAAAGATTCGCCTGATTCTGGACTATAAACAACTACCCTATCGCACCACTGAGGTGACGCCTGGTTTGGGTCAGGTAGACCTCTATCGCCTCTCCGGTCAGCGGCAGGTGCCGGTGCTTAAGGATGGCAGCGATGTGGTCTCCGATTCCACTGCGATCGCACGGTTCTTAGATGCCCGCTATCCCACCCCTCCCATCCTGCCCACCGAGCCTCGGAGTAGGGGGCTGTGCCTGATGATGGAAGCCTGGGCAGATGACTCTATTGGCCTCAATAGCCGCAAGGCCCTGATCGGTGCCTTCAATCAGCATCCCAATTTCCGCAAGGCCCTGCTGCCCGACACTACCCCTAGTCCGGTAAAAGACCTGGTCGGTGTCATCCCCGGGGACTTTCTCAATGTATTGGGCACCGGCGTCGGCCTGGGACCGACTGATATCAAGCTGGCCAATGAAGCTTTGCGCCAGGACCTCGAGGCCCTCTGCCTGCTGCTGGAGGGACAACCCTACCTGCTGGGAGAGCAGCCCACCCTGGCCGATTTTGCCGTGGCCGGGGTATCGATGTACATCAAGTTCCCGGCTAGCCGCTATGTGGCCCTGCCCGAGGGGCTCTGCGATCAGGGCATTCCTGGCTTAGCCGACGACCCAGCCTACCAACCCTTCTTCGCCTGGCGCGATCGCCTCTACGCCGATTACCGTCAGCCCCGGAGGGGGCAACGACGTCCCAGGCCAGTAGCGGTCCCACCGCCATCGACATCGAGTAAGTGCCCCAGCCCTGCCATGGTCACCTCCCTGGATCAGTACACCTCCCTCTTGGGCAGCGCCGCCGTGGTGCCCTGGTCGGAACTAGATGGGGCTTGGCAGACGGCCCTGGCCCTGGCCAGCCAAGATCCCCCCAGCTGCGTGGTCTATCCCGACAGTCTAGAGGACCTGACGGCAGCGGTGGCTTGTGCCCATGACCATGGTTGGCGGCTGTTGCCCTGCGGCCATGGCAGCAAGCTGAGTTGGGGCGGCCTGGCTGCGGGCATCGAGGTGGCCATCAGCACCGCCCGCCTGCCGCAGGCGGTGGACCATGCCGTCGGTGATCTGACCGTAACCGCGGCGGCTGGGCACTCCCTGGCCGAGTTGCAGGACCAGCTGGGCCAGGAGCAGCAGTTTCTGGCGGTGGACCCCACCTATCCCCAGCACGCTACCCTGGGCGGCATCGTGGCCACAGCGGATACGGGGGCGCTGCGCCAGCGCTATGGCGGCGTGCGGGACATGTTGATTGGGGTCCGCTTCGTTCGCTACGACGGCCAGATCGTCAAGGCTGGAGGCCGGGTGGTGAAGAATGTGGCCGGCTACGATTTGATGAAGCTGATGACTGGCTCCTTCGGCACCCTGGGGGTGCTGGCGGAACTCACCTTTCGCACCTATCCCCAGGCTCCGGCCGTGGCCACGGTATTGCTGGCAGGCGACGATGCTGCGGTGAAGCAAAGCCTAGCCGAGCTGCGCCGCTCTCCCCTGACGCCGGTGGCCTTGGATCTGCTGTCGCCGGCGCTGATGGTGGCCCTGGGCCATGAGCCCAGCCTGGGCCTGGCGGCGCGGTTCGAGACAGTGGCCGCCGGGGTGGAGGAACAGGTGCAGCGAACCCTGACCCTGGGCCAGAATCATGGGCTAGCAGGCCAGACCCTGGAGGGGGAAGCCGGTGCCAACCTCTGGGCTACCATGACTCAGATCCTGGGGGAGGGGGCCGGCATTTTAGCCAAGGTGGGCTGTCTGCCGGTGGCGGCAGTAGACCTGTTGCGGCAGGTGGATGAGCTGGGGGGCTTAGGTCGCATCCACACCGGCAGCGGCGTTGGCCTGGTGGCCTTGGGGGTGGGCCAGGACAGTCAGGCCATCTTGGAGACGATGCGATCGCATTGCCAGGCGCACCAGGGCTACCTCACCCTGCTGCAAGCCCCCCTGGACCTGAAACAGCAGCTGCAGGTCTGGGGCTATAGCGGCAATTCCCTGGCGGTGATGGAGCAGATTAAGCAGCAATTCGACCCGCCGCGATTGCTGAGTCCGGGCCGGTTTGTCGGCGGCCTCTAG